One part of the Chitinivibrionales bacterium genome encodes these proteins:
- a CDS encoding radical SAM protein: protein MNALRKKSVVFIEPSGAVANVFEDFMKLPLTGTLYLGTILHNAGYDVRIYNESVLPERIDPFTIHADVFCISSLTTSATRAKALANQIRRIYPESRIIVGGIHASLVPEDFQDTADCIVQGEAEKNIIDIVEGKYAEKIVQGEAIDDVEQLPLINYSLIQGVDSMDIIPIMTSRGCPFDCNFCCVTKVFGKHFRFQSPQRIIDEVKHALTFFKTNSVFFYDDNFTANQRRIDELCDLILAQDIDITWTAQVRQDIARNPALLRKMEKAGCRIVFIGFESINDLALKAMHKSQTRADIENAINVLHDCGINIHGMFIFGDDNDTVEILRQTVDFAIDRHIDTVQFTILTPFPGTPVYNAMVSQKRLFHRRWENYNGMYIVYQPKTMTAVQLQKEMINAYHKFYSLRRLLLEGLKLVLNVVIDALVWDFRRVFRFSFETLIVKGGFRFLVSRLASTYDSYFAFLENIDMPPLDAKRGNP, encoded by the coding sequence ATGAACGCGCTGCGGAAAAAATCTGTGGTGTTCATCGAGCCGTCCGGCGCCGTGGCCAATGTGTTTGAAGATTTCATGAAACTGCCGCTCACCGGCACGCTCTACCTGGGCACCATCCTGCACAATGCCGGCTACGACGTGCGCATCTACAACGAAAGCGTGCTGCCTGAGCGGATCGATCCTTTCACGATCCATGCCGACGTCTTCTGCATTTCATCATTGACGACGTCCGCCACACGCGCCAAGGCCCTGGCAAACCAGATCCGCCGCATCTATCCCGAAAGCCGCATCATCGTCGGCGGCATCCATGCCTCGCTTGTGCCTGAAGATTTCCAGGACACGGCGGACTGCATCGTGCAGGGCGAGGCGGAAAAAAACATCATCGACATCGTGGAGGGGAAGTACGCGGAAAAGATCGTGCAGGGCGAGGCGATCGACGACGTCGAGCAGTTGCCTCTTATCAACTACAGTCTGATCCAGGGCGTCGATTCCATGGACATCATCCCCATCATGACCTCGCGCGGGTGCCCGTTCGACTGCAACTTCTGCTGTGTCACCAAGGTCTTCGGCAAACACTTCCGCTTTCAGTCGCCGCAGCGCATCATCGATGAGGTAAAGCACGCGCTCACCTTTTTCAAGACCAACAGCGTATTCTTCTACGACGACAACTTCACGGCCAACCAGCGCCGCATCGATGAGTTGTGCGACCTCATCCTTGCGCAGGACATCGACATCACGTGGACCGCCCAGGTGCGGCAGGACATCGCGCGCAACCCCGCGCTTCTCAGGAAAATGGAAAAAGCCGGCTGCCGCATCGTTTTCATCGGGTTCGAGTCCATCAATGACCTCGCGCTTAAGGCCATGCATAAATCCCAGACGCGCGCCGACATCGAAAACGCCATCAACGTGCTCCACGACTGCGGGATCAACATCCACGGAATGTTCATTTTCGGCGACGACAACGACACGGTCGAGATCCTGCGTCAAACGGTCGATTTCGCCATCGACCGCCACATCGACACCGTGCAGTTCACCATCCTCACGCCGTTTCCCGGAACGCCGGTTTACAACGCCATGGTTTCGCAAAAGCGCTTGTTCCACCGGCGGTGGGAGAACTACAACGGCATGTACATCGTGTATCAGCCCAAGACCATGACCGCGGTGCAGCTCCAGAAGGAAATGATTAACGCATACCACAAGTTTTATTCCCTGCGGCGGCTCTTGCTCGAGGGCCTCAAGCTCGTGCTCAACGTGGTGATCGACGCGCTTGTGTGGGACTTTCGCCGCGTGTTCCGCTTCAGCTTCGAAACGCTCATCGTCAAGGGCGGGTTCAGATTTTTGGTGAGCAGGCTCGCCAGCACCTACGACAGCTACTTCGCCTTCCTCGAGAACATCGACATGCCGCCGCTCGATGCAAAACGGGGGAACCCGTGA
- a CDS encoding LysM peptidoglycan-binding domain-containing protein: protein MPDFSFLKSKNTFFLFLLFTVASLLLDSGCASTHAKVPPSQRQQAVKAAAVRAAAAAQEATDTAAYADSAESGDSLSADEIDSIYDDPADLIEVAKSYIADSNYASADSTLKEAVRAVENMDQATEGAHRLPPARYLEQIAAVYKEQMPASYPMPEDITMAVFQNQMMLSMDSMNVLPSDSVAMAAIACQKNLSYDVPMVWNQRVQRALYFYLKNRSITVDRWFFRASYYLPVMKTMFADSGLPQDLAYLPLIESGFNPLAYSYANALGIWQFIASTGKLYGLRRDFWIDERRDPIRSTEAAIGYLKKLYSEFGNWHLALAAYNCGENGVTRCIARHGTNDYWALKRLPRQTKNYVPCYLAALTIAKNPKCFGVFMPTTGTLPLDTVRLDGCVSMADIAAGLGVDCDSLKKMNPHIMRWCTPPDVANAILYLPSGKKKSWSTFYAKLPPEKRVRWLRYEIKRNDTIQNVAGQHNVTADALAAINRLTLASKLVPGHHLFIPASDTTLGVDVAYSLPPESEIKALDLPDYEFSGVVVRHRIRPGDNLGKIARHYHVRITQLCRWNRITARTLLRPGRVLVVSRPIPVELASSSAPAAAGKTAPVAASAAGPVAAAASAQAGQPVAQVQLAVQSAEAPAAASQAVPDRVHVVKIGETPFSISRQYNITLLQLTSLNHLNMAHPRIKIGQMLVISMKTPAQVAAVVAPSPAPATQDTVSQKNAMAKNIKVLDMDSVDSGSSSKTVMQKPTTAPAAADQRRHVVAKGENLFRISQKYSLTVAALMAANAIGADSLVRAGDTLLIPAGNETPSQAAKPAAQSETPSAQQAKAAAQPDVIYYKVKEGDTLLRIAAAFGVPVNNLCRENNMDEDSAVAPGKLIRVVAK from the coding sequence TTGCCGGATTTTTCTTTTCTCAAATCGAAGAATACTTTCTTCCTTTTTCTTCTCTTCACCGTCGCATCGCTGCTACTCGACTCCGGCTGCGCCTCCACCCACGCCAAAGTTCCTCCTTCACAAAGACAACAAGCCGTTAAGGCGGCCGCGGTCAGAGCCGCTGCCGCCGCTCAGGAAGCGACCGACACCGCCGCGTATGCGGACTCCGCCGAATCCGGCGATTCTCTCTCGGCAGACGAAATCGACAGCATCTACGACGACCCGGCCGACCTCATCGAGGTGGCGAAATCCTACATCGCCGACAGCAACTACGCGTCCGCAGATTCCACCCTCAAGGAGGCGGTGCGGGCGGTTGAAAACATGGACCAGGCGACCGAAGGCGCCCATCGCCTGCCGCCGGCCCGGTATCTCGAGCAGATCGCCGCCGTTTACAAAGAGCAAATGCCCGCCTCCTACCCCATGCCCGAAGACATCACCATGGCCGTGTTCCAGAACCAGATGATGCTTTCGATGGATTCCATGAACGTGCTTCCGTCCGACAGCGTGGCCATGGCCGCCATTGCGTGCCAGAAAAACCTTTCCTACGACGTCCCCATGGTCTGGAACCAACGGGTGCAGCGCGCCCTTTATTTTTACCTTAAAAACCGGAGCATCACGGTCGACCGCTGGTTTTTTCGCGCTTCGTATTACCTGCCGGTCATGAAAACCATGTTCGCGGACAGCGGCCTGCCGCAGGACCTGGCCTACCTGCCGCTCATTGAGAGCGGCTTCAACCCGCTCGCCTACTCGTATGCGAACGCACTGGGCATCTGGCAGTTCATCGCGTCAACGGGAAAACTGTACGGCCTGCGGAGGGACTTCTGGATCGACGAGCGACGCGACCCGATCCGTTCCACCGAGGCGGCCATCGGCTACCTCAAGAAACTCTACAGCGAATTCGGAAACTGGCACCTCGCGCTTGCCGCCTACAACTGCGGCGAAAACGGCGTCACGCGCTGCATCGCCCGCCACGGGACCAACGACTACTGGGCGCTCAAGCGGCTCCCGCGCCAGACCAAGAACTACGTGCCCTGCTATCTTGCGGCGTTGACAATTGCAAAAAACCCGAAATGCTTCGGCGTCTTCATGCCCACCACGGGCACGCTCCCGCTCGACACCGTGCGCCTGGACGGCTGCGTCAGCATGGCCGACATTGCGGCGGGACTCGGCGTGGACTGCGATTCGCTTAAGAAAATGAACCCGCACATCATGCGCTGGTGCACGCCCCCGGACGTCGCCAACGCCATTCTGTACCTGCCCTCGGGAAAGAAAAAATCCTGGAGCACCTTTTATGCGAAACTGCCGCCCGAGAAACGGGTGCGGTGGCTGCGCTATGAGATCAAGCGCAACGACACCATCCAGAATGTTGCCGGACAGCACAACGTGACTGCCGACGCGCTCGCCGCAATCAACCGGCTCACCCTTGCCTCAAAGCTCGTTCCCGGCCACCACCTTTTCATTCCGGCGTCCGACACGACGCTCGGCGTGGATGTGGCCTATTCCCTGCCGCCCGAATCCGAGATCAAGGCGCTTGACCTTCCGGACTACGAGTTTTCGGGCGTGGTGGTGCGGCACCGCATCCGTCCCGGCGACAACCTCGGCAAGATCGCGCGTCATTATCATGTGCGGATCACCCAGCTCTGCCGCTGGAACCGCATCACGGCCCGCACACTTCTCAGGCCGGGCCGCGTTCTTGTGGTGAGCAGGCCGATTCCTGTGGAACTCGCGTCATCCTCTGCGCCCGCTGCAGCAGGCAAAACCGCGCCGGTTGCGGCGTCCGCTGCGGGGCCGGTCGCGGCGGCAGCGTCCGCGCAAGCAGGCCAACCAGTGGCCCAAGTGCAATTGGCCGTGCAATCTGCTGAGGCGCCTGCGGCGGCCAGCCAGGCCGTTCCCGACAGGGTGCATGTGGTAAAAATCGGCGAAACGCCCTTCTCGATTTCGCGTCAATACAACATCACGCTCCTTCAACTAACGTCGCTCAACCACCTCAACATGGCGCATCCGAGGATAAAAATCGGCCAGATGCTGGTGATTTCCATGAAAACTCCGGCGCAGGTCGCGGCCGTTGTTGCGCCTTCCCCTGCCCCGGCAACGCAGGACACGGTCTCTCAGAAAAATGCCATGGCGAAAAATATCAAAGTACTGGACATGGACTCTGTTGACAGCGGTTCCTCATCAAAAACCGTGATGCAAAAGCCGACGACGGCGCCGGCCGCAGCGGATCAGCGCCGGCATGTTGTTGCAAAAGGGGAAAACCTTTTCAGGATTTCGCAGAAATATTCCCTGACTGTTGCGGCGCTCATGGCGGCAAACGCCATCGGCGCAGACTCGCTGGTCCGCGCAGGCGACACCCTGCTCATCCCGGCAGGCAATGAAACACCCTCGCAGGCCGCAAAGCCCGCTGCACAGTCGGAAACGCCCTCCGCACAGCAGGCGAAAGCGGCGGCTCAGCCTGATGTCATCTACTACAAGGTCAAGGAAGGCGACACGCTGCTGCGCATCGCCGCCGCGTTCGGCGTACCGGTCAACAATCTCTGCAGGGAAAACAACATGGACGAGGATAGTGCGGTTGCGCCCGGAAAACTCATCAGGGTGGTGGCGAAGTAA
- a CDS encoding OmpA family protein — translation MTFFTHKTMVIMATGAMLVAAVWPDRAVADTWTPMPATTSLGTRGLSQTASARALGAGRLNITLQGSWYQQKDFFPGAPNANANIVTGIGALAFGVSNYFDVFGGANFFDLSKYTVSSTKSGLGTMVGGMQASLPLPQGVPIFLGAQAMALGGVSKNQINTNYADGYNYLETRVHWDMLGKVMESLILGNESRGFELHLNEGADKSTDPSTDPLLLLSGGVVGHLIPYLSLAVEANSRTYLKKRSFTTDPVWITPSVLIRTPALLAFTIGCDISAAQKRKNDPAPQSLEPFRLFGNMMLSIDCLEGQRRAVAEKAKNDSMEHAQCLADVQRITMMRDNIRKKQRADSLECIRVGDSLKGASDALVRRIQSDSMALEAAKAEYNRLLAIEKDRRSDMEKKLLSTGMLILDAVYFESGRTEISMNSKPYLKIIGKMLERYPKLQLEVGGHTDNMGNAAKNQQLSQLRAEAVRNYLLMVAPSMSERLSAMGYGPSQPKADNRSAAGRKINRRVEIKVLNPEVLKEYN, via the coding sequence ATGACATTTTTCACGCACAAAACCATGGTTATCATGGCAACGGGCGCAATGCTGGTCGCCGCGGTGTGGCCGGACCGGGCCGTAGCCGACACATGGACGCCCATGCCCGCGACCACGTCGCTGGGCACGCGGGGGCTTTCGCAGACCGCGTCGGCGCGTGCGCTCGGCGCGGGACGCCTCAACATCACCCTGCAGGGCTCATGGTACCAGCAGAAGGATTTTTTCCCCGGCGCTCCCAATGCCAACGCGAACATCGTCACGGGCATCGGCGCCCTGGCTTTCGGCGTCAGCAACTACTTTGACGTTTTCGGCGGCGCGAATTTCTTCGACCTGTCAAAATATACCGTCTCTTCCACCAAGTCGGGATTGGGCACCATGGTGGGCGGCATGCAGGCGTCGCTGCCGCTGCCGCAGGGCGTTCCCATCTTTCTGGGAGCGCAGGCCATGGCGCTCGGCGGCGTTTCTAAAAACCAGATCAACACGAATTACGCTGACGGATACAACTACCTTGAGACGCGCGTCCACTGGGACATGCTGGGCAAGGTCATGGAATCGCTCATCCTCGGCAATGAAAGCCGCGGATTCGAGCTGCACCTCAACGAGGGCGCGGACAAGTCAACCGATCCTTCCACCGACCCGCTGTTGCTGCTCTCCGGCGGGGTGGTGGGACATTTAATTCCGTATTTGTCGCTGGCGGTCGAGGCCAATTCGCGCACCTATCTCAAGAAACGTTCTTTTACCACGGATCCTGTATGGATCACGCCGTCTGTCCTCATCCGGACACCCGCCCTTCTCGCTTTTACCATCGGCTGCGACATTTCTGCCGCGCAGAAACGCAAGAACGATCCTGCCCCGCAGTCCCTGGAGCCGTTCCGCCTTTTCGGCAACATGATGTTATCGATCGACTGCCTTGAAGGACAACGCCGCGCCGTCGCGGAAAAAGCGAAGAACGATTCCATGGAGCACGCGCAGTGCCTTGCCGACGTCCAGCGCATCACCATGATGCGTGACAACATAAGAAAAAAACAGCGGGCCGATTCACTTGAGTGCATACGGGTCGGCGACTCGCTCAAGGGCGCCAGCGACGCTTTGGTGCGCAGAATTCAGTCCGATTCCATGGCGCTTGAGGCGGCAAAGGCCGAATACAACCGTCTGCTCGCGATCGAGAAGGACCGGCGGTCCGACATGGAGAAAAAGCTGCTTTCTACCGGCATGCTGATCCTCGACGCAGTCTATTTCGAATCCGGCAGGACCGAGATTTCCATGAATTCAAAGCCGTATCTCAAGATCATCGGCAAAATGCTGGAACGGTATCCCAAGCTGCAGCTCGAGGTTGGAGGCCATACCGACAACATGGGCAACGCGGCCAAGAACCAGCAGCTCAGCCAGCTGCGCGCCGAGGCGGTGCGCAATTACCTGCTGATGGTTGCGCCGTCGATGTCCGAACGGCTTTCGGCAATGGGCTACGGACCGTCCCAGCCCAAGGCCGACAACCGGAGCGCGGCGGGAAGGAAGATCAACCGGCGCGTGGAGATCAAGGTGTTGAATCCGGAGGTGCTGAAGGAATATAATTAA
- a CDS encoding TetR/AcrR family transcriptional regulator has protein sequence MDPKEARELAIKDAKCALILDAAHKIFSEKGYLNARLEDIAAAAGFSKPSLYSYYPDKEAIYISLAIREIEAMAVKVEAAASTDAPFNVILESIMRIVFENFAQTHSYFSTMSNFQALRAVRDEMSKHQELREHFHKIIGRELDLLEKVIKRASEKGEIAGASETGGLSWFILSLVQGVHMRSWMTRKPLSVDSEVKRLVNFIMHGISSNKTKTGGE, from the coding sequence ATGGATCCCAAAGAAGCCCGTGAACTGGCAATCAAAGACGCCAAATGCGCGCTTATTCTGGATGCCGCCCATAAAATCTTCTCCGAAAAAGGATACCTTAACGCCCGACTTGAAGACATTGCCGCTGCGGCCGGTTTTTCCAAGCCCTCGCTGTACAGCTATTACCCGGACAAGGAGGCAATTTATATATCACTCGCGATTCGCGAGATCGAGGCCATGGCCGTAAAAGTCGAGGCAGCGGCCTCGACCGATGCTCCCTTTAATGTTATCCTCGAATCCATCATGCGCATCGTTTTTGAGAATTTTGCGCAAACACATTCATATTTCAGCACCATGTCCAATTTCCAGGCCCTGCGCGCGGTCCGGGATGAAATGTCAAAACACCAGGAGCTCAGGGAACATTTTCATAAAATCATCGGACGCGAGCTTGACTTACTGGAAAAAGTAATCAAACGGGCGAGCGAAAAGGGTGAAATTGCCGGCGCTTCGGAAACAGGCGGGCTTTCATGGTTCATTCTTTCCCTTGTCCAGGGCGTGCACATGCGGTCGTGGATGACCAGAAAGCCCCTCAGCGTGGATTCGGAGGTAAAACGGCTGGTCAATTTCATCATGCATGGAATTTCAAGCAATAAAACGAAGACAGGCGGGGAGTGA
- a CDS encoding TolC family protein produces MIRKMACTCLLTAVAMFFAAGGAFANDVVKLSPEKCVELAKTQSMFVKASQYNVRAQENAVKSAATAFLPTLSGSVSAMHIYDKPQMELGGGATSGLDFSSIPKIPGVTDSINRGDLQLINLLMQSFANLKIETPNNIYTGSLNVEQPIFMGGRILNGYLAAKYGYEAQKYSHGRLITEIGLSADRLFWGYVGAIKGLEAVQETRQWFETLFKDQQKMFDNGLIIELDMLNTKIQVDNFKLTEEKMDNTIRTLADQLLLFVGLPQGSEIDPDTTMLTAADAGPVPAVEPGSVDQWVAGREDLLAMNCQLKALKSLKNLQLGAYFPMLTAFGSYGANNQYSTVEGDFQKSSSIGAQLSWTLVDWGKAWRDAQKVQCQLQAAQLQADNMRDQIRLKYFELGRKVDESKKACTIAKEDLETAQKALKVAKLKYDAQSITNTELLNARNQLTGKIVAYAQARINLILAEEEFKIAPLGSGSAQQTE; encoded by the coding sequence ATGATCAGAAAAATGGCATGCACGTGTTTACTGACGGCCGTGGCGATGTTTTTTGCGGCAGGCGGGGCATTTGCAAACGACGTGGTGAAGCTGTCGCCGGAAAAATGCGTTGAGCTGGCCAAGACGCAAAGCATGTTCGTCAAGGCATCGCAGTACAACGTGAGGGCGCAGGAGAATGCCGTCAAGTCCGCCGCCACCGCGTTTCTGCCAACCTTAAGCGGCAGTGTGAGCGCCATGCACATTTATGACAAGCCGCAAATGGAACTGGGCGGCGGCGCCACCAGCGGTCTTGACTTTTCTTCAATTCCGAAAATTCCCGGCGTGACCGATTCCATCAACAGGGGTGATTTACAACTGATCAATCTGCTCATGCAGTCTTTCGCGAATCTGAAAATTGAGACCCCGAACAACATCTACACCGGGTCGCTTAACGTTGAACAGCCGATTTTCATGGGCGGAAGGATCCTCAACGGGTACCTCGCCGCCAAATACGGCTATGAGGCGCAGAAATATTCACACGGCCGCTTGATCACGGAAATCGGTTTGAGCGCCGACAGGCTTTTCTGGGGATATGTGGGCGCGATCAAGGGGCTCGAGGCGGTGCAGGAGACAAGGCAGTGGTTTGAGACGCTCTTCAAGGACCAGCAGAAAATGTTCGACAACGGCCTCATCATCGAGCTCGACATGCTCAACACGAAGATCCAGGTTGACAACTTCAAATTGACTGAAGAGAAAATGGACAACACCATACGGACGCTGGCCGACCAGTTGCTCCTGTTTGTCGGCCTTCCGCAGGGATCCGAGATCGATCCCGATACCACCATGCTGACCGCAGCAGACGCGGGTCCGGTTCCCGCCGTCGAGCCCGGTTCCGTTGACCAATGGGTCGCGGGACGCGAGGACCTTCTCGCAATGAACTGCCAGCTGAAGGCGTTGAAGTCACTCAAAAACCTTCAGCTGGGGGCTTATTTTCCCATGCTCACGGCCTTCGGCAGTTACGGCGCAAACAACCAGTATTCCACCGTTGAAGGGGACTTTCAAAAAAGCTCCTCGATCGGCGCGCAGCTTTCGTGGACCTTGGTTGACTGGGGCAAGGCTTGGCGCGACGCGCAGAAGGTGCAGTGCCAGCTCCAGGCGGCGCAGTTGCAGGCCGACAACATGCGGGACCAGATACGGCTTAAATATTTCGAGCTCGGCCGCAAGGTGGATGAAAGCAAAAAGGCCTGTACCATTGCGAAGGAGGACCTCGAAACGGCGCAGAAGGCGCTGAAGGTGGCCAAGCTCAAATACGACGCGCAATCCATCACGAACACGGAGCTGCTCAACGCGAGGAACCAGCTCACCGGGAAGATCGTCGCGTATGCCCAGGCCCGCATCAACCTTATTCTTGCGGAAGAAGAATTTAAGATTGCACCGCTCGGCAGCGGCTCGGCCCAGCAAACGGAATAG
- a CDS encoding efflux RND transporter periplasmic adaptor subunit, with translation MKKRIVAIACLCGAISLSCLAGCGTMEDLGKKKGATQAAAGKIKLDVTVGTAVRQTLNQERKLLGTLAAYRETDLAPLSMGAATRVRYLPVKIGDYVKQGQIVAKMDDAQFVSTDAQFQSVKSNYERTKALYESNAVSKSQFEQAEAAYASMKRQLENQEENTVLKAPFSGIVTAKAVEEGELFSTPMTPGTSKGLLRISQLDPLKIDLDVDDQTIQYVKKGMQVLLTFDKTTDSIPVYGKVEWVNPVANSMSRTFGVRIIVPNPERKILPGYFAEAHILMGKKENCLTVPREAVVEDRVFVMKDNIAVAKKVETGMINDDLAEITSGISDGDVVVVTGNKALPDSAAVNVVRK, from the coding sequence ATGAAAAAGAGAATTGTTGCCATCGCCTGCCTGTGCGGCGCTATTTCCCTTTCCTGCCTTGCCGGCTGCGGAACCATGGAGGACCTCGGCAAGAAGAAAGGGGCGACCCAGGCCGCTGCGGGGAAAATAAAATTGGACGTTACCGTCGGCACCGCGGTCAGGCAGACCCTGAACCAGGAACGCAAGCTCCTCGGCACGCTCGCGGCCTACCGCGAAACCGATCTTGCTCCTTTGTCAATGGGCGCGGCGACGCGCGTGCGGTATCTGCCGGTCAAGATCGGCGACTACGTGAAACAGGGGCAGATCGTGGCCAAGATGGACGACGCGCAGTTCGTTTCAACCGACGCGCAGTTCCAGTCTGTCAAGTCTAACTACGAACGGACCAAGGCGCTGTACGAATCGAACGCGGTCTCCAAGTCGCAGTTCGAGCAGGCCGAGGCCGCGTACGCGAGCATGAAGCGCCAGCTGGAAAACCAGGAGGAGAACACCGTGCTCAAGGCGCCGTTCTCCGGCATCGTCACCGCCAAGGCGGTGGAGGAGGGCGAGCTGTTTTCCACACCCATGACCCCGGGCACGTCCAAGGGCCTTCTGCGCATCAGCCAGCTCGATCCCCTCAAGATCGACCTGGACGTTGACGACCAGACCATTCAGTACGTCAAAAAAGGCATGCAGGTGCTGTTGACATTCGATAAAACGACGGACAGCATTCCGGTGTACGGAAAGGTCGAGTGGGTGAACCCCGTTGCCAATTCGATGAGCCGCACCTTCGGGGTGCGCATCATCGTGCCGAACCCCGAACGCAAAATCTTGCCCGGCTATTTCGCCGAGGCGCACATCCTCATGGGGAAAAAGGAAAACTGCCTCACGGTGCCGCGCGAGGCCGTTGTTGAAGACAGGGTGTTCGTGATGAAAGACAACATCGCTGTCGCGAAAAAAGTCGAGACCGGCATGATCAACGACGACCTCGCCGAAATAACGTCGGGAATCAGCGACGGCGACGTTGTGGTGGTGACCGGCAACAAGGCGCTGCCCGACAGCGCGGCGGTGAATGTGGTGAGGAAGTAA